The Stigmatella aurantiaca DW4/3-1 genome contains the following window.
CCTCGGAGGCGCCACAGGTGGTGATGAAGGCGTCCGGCCCGAGGGCGCCTCCCCACTCCAGGGCCCGGCGGGCAATCTGCCGGCGCAGCTCCGGACAGCCCGGAGGCATGTCGTACTCCACGCCGAGCTCTCCCTGCTCCCGCGCCATCAAGGCCAGCTCCCGGTTGAGTCGCTGCACGGGCAGCAGCTCGGGCGCGACGCTGGCGGCCCCCAGGGGCACCACGCGTGAATCGCTCACCGCCCGGTACACGCGAGCCACGAGGGCGCTCACACTCACCGCGCACGCGGTGCTGGCGGGCCGGGAGACCTGGGGCTCGGCGGGCAGGAGGCGCTCCCGGCGGCGCACGTAGTGGCCCGACTGGGGCCGCGTCTCGATGACGCCCAGGGACTCCAGTTGGAGGTAAGCCTGAAGGACGGTGGAGACGCTCACCCGCTCCCGAAGGCTGAGCTCTCGCACGGAGGGCAGGCGTTCGCCCGGGCGGAGTGTCCCCGCGACGATGGCGCCGTTGAGCCGCTCCGCGACCTGCTCGTACAGCTTCGCTTTCTGCGGGGCTGCCTTCATGGGGTTCATCTTTTCTCCGGAACGGGGAGGGGGCAGGGATTCCTGCACCGGAAGGCCAAGGGCTGTCCAGTACAGTTCGGAGAGGGGAAACTGTACCGGTCACAATCATTGCCATCTGAATCTGTTATTCTCAAGCGGAGGGGCTCATCTTTGCTGGCGACGGGAGGTCAACGGCGATGGGCTCACCCCTCTTTTTCTCGAAACTGTGCGCGGCGCTGGCGAAGCGGATGCACCGGCGGTGCTTGGACTCGCTCGCCACGGTGACGTTGTCGCTGGGGGGGCTGTGGAGCCACCGCATGCGTGCCGCGGGGTTCTCGCTGCTCTGTCACGAGGGGAGCGTCTGGCTCACCCGCGAGGGCGATGCTTGCGACCATGTGCTCAAGGCCGGCGAGGCCCTCCGGGTGGAGGGCCCCGGGCTGGTGGTGGTTCAGGCGCTGGGAGCCGCCCGCTTCAGCCTGTCGCCGGAGGGGCCGCTCACTTGGGCGGGAGCACCGCGATGATGCGCAGGGGGCCGCCCGTGCCCCCGCCGATCTTCATGGGGAGCGCCAGGACGAACGCGCCCCGGGGAGGGAGTTGATCCAGGGCGGCCACGTTCTCGAAGCCGGGGATGTCCGCCTTCAAGAGGATCTGGTGGGTGATGAAGTCCTTGGACGGTCCGTGGTCGAGGCTGGCCGTGTCGATGCCCACGGAGGCCACCTTGCGCTCCACGAGCACCCGGGCCGCCTCCGGCGAGATGCCCGGGAAGTGCAGGCGCGAGGCATCGCCGGGCGTGTCGTCGCCGAAGTACTGCTTCCGGTCGTGCCAGTACTGGGACCAGCCGGTGCGGACCAGGACGAGGGTTCCCGGTTCGATGCGCCCGTGTTCTTTCTCGAAGGCATCCAGGTGCGCGGGTTGGAGCTGAGCGTCCCGGTCCTGTGAATCACGGACCGGCAGGTCGATGACCACGGCGGGGGCGGCCAGCCGCTCGAGCGGAATCTGGGCCGCGTCCGCGTGGCCTTCGGCGAAGTGCAAGGGCGCGTCGAGGTGCGTCCCCGTGTGCTCGGGCATCTTGAAAGAATTGCTGAGGAAGTAGAAGCCCGACTCCGCGGTGGTGTGGTGCTCCGTTTCGAGGACGAAACCCGCGGGCGCGGAGGGCCAGTAGAGGGTCTTGGAGTCGAAGGGATGGGTCAAATCCACCCAGCGGGCGCCAGGGGATACGACGAGCCCTTCTTGCGAGGTGCCTGTTGGGTGGGTGGCTCTGCCCATGCAACCGAGGGTGGAGAGCACGAGCAGACTTCCAGTCATCAGCTTCTTCATGGTCCGGCCTCTCTTTGCGGGGCGCTGGCCCCTGGCGGATGGTGCCATGGGCGCAGGACGGGCCAAACAGCTCCTCCCAAGAATGGCGACAAAGAGAGGGCCCAGAGGCATTCTCCGGGGCCACTTCCGGCGCCTGGGGCGCGGATCTCTCTGGAGTCTCGAATGAAGCTCTATTTCTATCAGCGGTCCCGTGCCACTCGAGTTCGCTGGATGCTCGAGGAACTCGGCATTTCCTACGAACTGGCGCCGGTGGACATGATGAAGGGCGAGCACAAGCAGCCCGCCTATCTGAAGGTGCACCCGATGGGCTTGTTGCCGGCCATCGAGGACAACGGGTTCCCCCTCTTCGAGTCCGCCGCCATCGTGATGCAGCTGGCGGACAAGTACCCCGAGAAACGGCTGGCCCCGGCGGTGGGCACGAACGAGCGCGGTGAATATTACCAGTGGATCCTCTTCGCGATGACCGAGGCGGAGCAGCCCATCAGCACCATCGCGCAGCACACCCTCTTCCTCCCCGAGGCAGATCGCTCCGCAGACGCCGTCGCCCGTGCCTGCAAGCGCTTCAAGGCCGTGGCCGGGGTGCTCGAGGAGCGCTTGAAGGGCCGTGACTTCATTCTCGGCAACACGTTCTCCGCGGCCGACGTGGTGCTGGGGGGCGTGCTCTACTTTGCCAACATCATGCGGCAGCTTGGCGATGACACACCCCTGCTGAAGGCCTACCAGGAGCGTTTGATGGCGCGCCCGGCCGCGAAGAAGGGCTA
Protein-coding sequences here:
- a CDS encoding DUF2917 domain-containing protein; protein product: MGSPLFFSKLCAALAKRMHRRCLDSLATVTLSLGGLWSHRMRAAGFSLLCHEGSVWLTREGDACDHVLKAGEALRVEGPGLVVVQALGAARFSLSPEGPLTWAGAPR
- a CDS encoding cyclase family protein, with the translated sequence MKKLMTGSLLVLSTLGCMGRATHPTGTSQEGLVVSPGARWVDLTHPFDSKTLYWPSAPAGFVLETEHHTTAESGFYFLSNSFKMPEHTGTHLDAPLHFAEGHADAAQIPLERLAAPAVVIDLPVRDSQDRDAQLQPAHLDAFEKEHGRIEPGTLVLVRTGWSQYWHDRKQYFGDDTPGDASRLHFPGISPEAARVLVERKVASVGIDTASLDHGPSKDFITHQILLKADIPGFENVAALDQLPPRGAFVLALPMKIGGGTGGPLRIIAVLPPK
- a CDS encoding glutathione S-transferase family protein, with the translated sequence MKLYFYQRSRATRVRWMLEELGISYELAPVDMMKGEHKQPAYLKVHPMGLLPAIEDNGFPLFESAAIVMQLADKYPEKRLAPAVGTNERGEYYQWILFAMTEAEQPISTIAQHTLFLPEADRSADAVARACKRFKAVAGVLEERLKGRDFILGNTFSAADVVLGGVLYFANIMRQLGDDTPLLKAYQERLMARPAAKKGYGG